The following proteins come from a genomic window of Streptomyces sp. NBC_01716:
- a CDS encoding DUF3145 domain-containing protein produces the protein MTTRGVLYVHSAPRAMCPHVEWAVAGVLGARVQLDWIRQPASPGTWRSEFSWQGEAGTASKLASALRGWRMLRFEVTAEPSPTAEGERYSATPELGIFHAVTGMHGDILVPEDRLRAALARSLSGETQLEAEVAKLLGKPWDDELEPFRYAGEGAPVRWLHQVV, from the coding sequence GTGACCACACGTGGTGTTCTGTACGTGCACTCCGCGCCACGCGCGATGTGCCCCCACGTCGAATGGGCGGTGGCGGGCGTCCTCGGCGCCCGCGTCCAGCTCGACTGGATCCGGCAGCCCGCATCGCCCGGCACCTGGCGGTCCGAGTTCTCCTGGCAGGGCGAGGCCGGCACCGCGTCCAAGCTCGCCTCCGCGCTGCGCGGCTGGCGGATGCTGCGCTTCGAGGTGACCGCCGAGCCCAGCCCCACCGCCGAGGGCGAGCGCTACAGCGCCACCCCCGAACTCGGCATCTTCCACGCCGTCACCGGGATGCACGGCGACATCCTGGTCCCCGAGGACCGGCTGCGCGCCGCCCTCGCCCGGTCGCTGAGCGGTGAGACACAGCTGGAGGCCGAGGTCGCGAAGCTGCTCGGCAAGCCGTGGGACGACGAACTGGAGCCCTTCCGGTACGCGGGCGAGGGCGCCCCCGTGCGCTGGCTGCACCAGGTCGTCTGA
- a CDS encoding NAD(P)-dependent oxidoreductase yields the protein MADQLEVAVLGTGIMGAAMARNLCRSGHAVRVWNRTRAKAEPLAADGARIADTPADAVRGADIVLTILYDGAAALETMAEAAPGLRPGTVWLQSTTAGLDGLVPLAELAAAHGLVFFDSPVLGTRGPAEQGKLVVLAAGPEDARDGVTSVLDAVGGRTIWVGDDGASGAATRLKLVCNSWALALTHATAEALALAKGLGVDPRDFLAATEGGALDSGYLRAKSSAILDGDYTPSFGLTTAVKDARLVVEAAEAADVRLDVAEAGWHRFTRAEAQGHGDEDMAATYFASFGD from the coding sequence ATGGCTGATCAACTCGAAGTAGCAGTGCTCGGCACGGGCATCATGGGCGCCGCGATGGCCCGTAATCTCTGCCGGAGCGGACACGCGGTCCGGGTCTGGAACCGTACCCGTGCGAAGGCCGAGCCGCTCGCGGCCGACGGGGCGCGGATCGCGGACACTCCGGCGGACGCCGTACGCGGCGCGGACATCGTCCTCACGATCCTGTACGACGGCGCCGCAGCCCTGGAGACGATGGCGGAGGCGGCCCCGGGGCTGCGGCCCGGCACGGTCTGGCTCCAGTCCACGACGGCGGGCCTCGACGGGCTCGTCCCCCTCGCCGAACTGGCCGCGGCCCACGGACTGGTCTTCTTCGACTCGCCCGTGCTGGGCACCAGGGGCCCCGCCGAGCAGGGGAAGCTCGTCGTACTCGCCGCAGGCCCCGAGGACGCCCGGGACGGCGTCACGTCCGTTCTGGACGCAGTCGGGGGCCGCACCATCTGGGTCGGCGACGACGGCGCGTCCGGGGCCGCGACCCGGCTCAAGCTCGTCTGCAACAGCTGGGCCCTGGCCCTCACTCACGCGACGGCGGAGGCACTGGCCCTGGCGAAGGGGCTCGGCGTCGACCCGCGGGACTTCCTGGCAGCCACGGAGGGCGGCGCGCTCGACTCCGGCTACCTCCGCGCCAAGTCGTCGGCGATCCTCGACGGCGACTACACCCCGAGCTTCGGTCTCACCACGGCCGTCAAGGACGCCCGCCTCGTCGTGGAGGCGGCGGAGGCGGCAGACGTACGTCTGGACGTCGCCGAGGCGGGCTGGCACCGCTTCACCCGGGCAGAGGCCCAGGGCCACGGCGACGAGGACATGGCGGCGACGTACTTCGCGAGCTTCGGGGACTGA
- the fabF gene encoding beta-ketoacyl-ACP synthase II produces MSPTNRTVVVTGIGATTPLGGDSASTWEGLLAGRSGVKPLESERFAELPVRIAALAAVDPADVLPRPLARKLDRSAQFALIAAREAWADAGYKAKAGEDENIAPERLGTVIASGIGGVTTLLDQYDVLKEKGVRRVSPHTVPMLMPNGPSANVGLEVNAQAGVHTPVSACASGAEAIGYAVEMIRTGRADVVVAGGTEAAIHPLPVAAFANMMAMSKNNDEPTKASRPYDKGRDGFVLGEGAGVVVLESAEHAQARGARVYCEVLGQGLSADSHHIAQPEPTGRGVAAAMRNLLDNTGVKPSEIVHLNAHATSTPQGDVAEIKALRRVLGEDLDHVAVSGTKSMTGHLLGGAGGIETVATVLALHHRLAPPTINVDELDEEVDADVVRGEARALPEGTISAINNSFGFGGHNVVLAFRSV; encoded by the coding sequence GTGAGCCCGACCAATCGCACCGTGGTCGTCACCGGTATCGGCGCAACCACACCGCTGGGTGGCGACAGCGCATCGACCTGGGAGGGCCTGCTCGCCGGCCGCTCGGGCGTCAAGCCCCTCGAAAGCGAGCGCTTCGCCGAACTGCCCGTCCGGATCGCCGCGCTCGCCGCGGTCGATCCGGCGGACGTGCTGCCCCGCCCGCTCGCCCGCAAGCTCGACCGCTCGGCGCAGTTCGCGCTGATCGCGGCCCGTGAGGCGTGGGCCGACGCGGGCTACAAGGCCAAGGCCGGCGAGGACGAGAACATCGCCCCCGAACGTCTCGGCACGGTCATCGCCTCCGGCATCGGCGGCGTGACCACCCTGCTCGACCAGTACGACGTGCTCAAGGAGAAGGGCGTACGCCGCGTCTCCCCGCACACCGTGCCGATGCTGATGCCGAACGGGCCGTCCGCCAACGTCGGTCTGGAGGTGAACGCCCAGGCCGGCGTGCACACTCCGGTCTCCGCGTGCGCGTCGGGCGCCGAGGCCATCGGTTACGCCGTGGAGATGATCCGCACCGGCCGCGCCGACGTCGTGGTGGCGGGCGGCACGGAGGCGGCGATCCACCCGCTGCCGGTCGCCGCGTTCGCCAACATGATGGCGATGTCGAAGAACAACGACGAGCCCACGAAGGCGTCCCGCCCGTACGACAAGGGCCGTGACGGCTTCGTACTCGGCGAGGGCGCGGGGGTCGTGGTCCTGGAGTCCGCCGAGCACGCGCAGGCGCGCGGCGCACGCGTCTACTGCGAGGTGCTCGGCCAGGGTCTGTCCGCCGACAGCCACCACATCGCGCAGCCGGAGCCGACCGGCCGCGGGGTCGCGGCGGCGATGCGGAACCTGCTCGACAACACCGGCGTGAAGCCGTCGGAGATCGTTCACCTGAACGCGCACGCCACGTCGACGCCGCAGGGTGACGTGGCGGAGATCAAGGCGCTGCGCCGGGTCCTGGGCGAGGACCTCGACCATGTCGCCGTCTCCGGCACGAAGTCGATGACCGGCCATCTGCTGGGCGGCGCCGGCGGTATCGAGACCGTGGCGACGGTGCTCGCGCTGCACCACCGGCTGGCCCCGCCGACGATCAACGTCGACGAACTGGACGAGGAGGTCGACGCGGACGTCGTGCGCGGCGAGGCACGGGCGCTGCCCGAGGGCACGATCTCGGCGATCAACAACTCGTTCGGCTTCGGCGGCCACAACGTGGTGCTGGCGTTCCGCTCGGTCTGA
- a CDS encoding acyl carrier protein, giving the protein MAATQEEIVKGLAEIVNEIAGIPVEDVQLDKSFTDDLDVDSLSMVEVVVAAEERFDVKIPDDDVKNLKTVGDAADYITKHQA; this is encoded by the coding sequence ATGGCCGCCACTCAGGAAGAGATCGTCAAGGGTCTCGCGGAGATCGTGAACGAGATCGCCGGCATCCCGGTCGAGGACGTCCAGCTGGACAAGTCCTTCACCGACGACCTGGACGTCGACTCGCTGTCCATGGTCGAGGTCGTCGTCGCCGCCGAGGAGCGCTTCGACGTGAAGATCCCGGACGACGACGTCAAGAACCTGAAGACCGTCGGCGACGCCGCCGACTACATCACGAAGCACCAGGCCTGA
- a CDS encoding ketoacyl-ACP synthase III: protein MAKIRPSQGAPYARIMGVGGYRPTRVVPNEVILETIDSSDEWIRSRSGIATRHWASDEETVAMMSIEASGKAIADAGITPEQIGGVIVSTVSHFKQTPAVATEIADRIGAGKPAAFDISAGCAGFGYGLTLAKGMIVEGSAEYVLVIGVERLSDLTDLEDRATAFLFGDGAGAVVVGPAQEPQIGPTVWGSEGDKSNTIMQTVPWDDYRKGTVERFPALTQEGQAVFRWAVFEMAKVAQQALDAAGITSEDLDVFIPHQANMRIIDSMVKTLKLPEHVTVARDVETTGNTSAASIPLAMERLLATGQAKSGDTALVIGFGAGLVYAATVVTLP from the coding sequence ATGGCGAAGATCAGGCCCAGCCAGGGCGCCCCGTACGCCCGCATCATGGGCGTCGGCGGCTACCGTCCGACGCGCGTGGTGCCCAACGAGGTGATCCTGGAGACGATCGACTCGTCCGACGAGTGGATCCGCTCCCGCTCCGGCATCGCGACCCGGCACTGGGCCTCCGACGAGGAGACCGTCGCCATGATGTCGATCGAGGCGTCCGGCAAGGCCATCGCCGACGCCGGGATCACGCCGGAGCAGATCGGCGGCGTGATCGTGTCGACCGTCTCGCACTTCAAGCAGACGCCGGCCGTCGCGACGGAGATCGCCGACCGGATCGGCGCGGGCAAGCCGGCCGCGTTCGACATCTCGGCGGGCTGCGCGGGCTTCGGTTACGGGCTGACGCTCGCCAAGGGCATGATCGTCGAGGGCTCGGCGGAGTACGTCCTGGTGATCGGCGTGGAGCGGCTGTCGGACCTCACCGACCTCGAAGACCGCGCCACCGCCTTCCTGTTCGGCGACGGCGCGGGCGCGGTCGTCGTCGGCCCGGCACAGGAGCCGCAGATCGGTCCGACGGTCTGGGGTTCCGAGGGCGACAAGTCGAACACGATCATGCAGACGGTACCGTGGGACGACTACCGCAAGGGGACGGTGGAGCGGTTCCCCGCCCTTACCCAGGAAGGCCAGGCGGTGTTCCGCTGGGCCGTCTTCGAGATGGCGAAGGTCGCCCAACAGGCCCTCGACGCGGCCGGGATCACCTCGGAGGACCTGGACGTCTTCATTCCGCACCAGGCCAACATGCGGATCATCGACTCGATGGTGAAGACTCTGAAGCTGCCTGAACACGTCACGGTCGCCCGGGACGTGGAGACCACCGGCAACACGTCGGCCGCCTCGATCCCGCTCGCGATGGAGCGGCTTCTGGCGACCGGTCAGGCGAAGAGCGGCGACACGGCGCTCGTCATCGGCTTCGGGGCGGGTCTCGTGTACGCCGCGACGGTCGTTACCCTCCCCTAG
- a CDS encoding ACP S-malonyltransferase, with the protein MLVLVAPGQGAQTPGFLTPWLDLPGAEDRLRAWSEAIDLDLVHYGTKADADEIRDTAVAQPLLVAAGLLSGEAVRGLLGDTEGAGAVAGHSVGEITAAVYAGVLGEEAALGFVRTRGLAMAEAAGITPTGMAALLGGDPEVTLPHLEKLGLTPANVNGAGQIVAAGTLEQIEALAADKPEGVRRVVPLKVAGAFHTEHMAPAVARLADAAGKLDVSDPALPYVSNKDGHTVGTGAEVVARLVGQVANPVRWDLCMETFTEQGVTALIELCPGGTLTGIAKRAMPGVKTLALKTPADLDAAREIVAEHTA; encoded by the coding sequence GTGCTCGTACTCGTCGCTCCCGGCCAAGGCGCTCAGACGCCCGGCTTCCTGACACCCTGGCTCGATCTGCCCGGCGCCGAAGACCGGCTGCGGGCCTGGTCGGAGGCCATCGACCTCGATCTGGTGCACTACGGCACGAAGGCCGACGCGGACGAGATCCGCGACACCGCCGTGGCCCAACCGCTGCTGGTGGCCGCGGGTCTGCTCTCGGGCGAGGCCGTGCGCGGGCTGCTGGGTGACACCGAGGGCGCGGGCGCGGTCGCGGGACACAGCGTCGGCGAGATCACCGCCGCCGTGTACGCGGGTGTGCTGGGCGAGGAGGCCGCGCTCGGCTTCGTGCGTACGCGCGGTCTGGCCATGGCCGAGGCGGCGGGCATCACCCCGACCGGCATGGCGGCGCTGCTCGGCGGCGACCCCGAGGTGACCCTGCCTCATCTGGAGAAGCTCGGTCTGACGCCGGCGAACGTGAACGGAGCCGGCCAGATCGTGGCCGCGGGCACCCTGGAGCAGATCGAGGCCCTGGCTGCGGACAAGCCCGAGGGCGTACGCCGCGTGGTGCCTCTCAAGGTCGCGGGCGCCTTCCACACGGAGCACATGGCCCCCGCGGTGGCCAGACTGGCGGACGCGGCCGGAAAGCTCGACGTGTCAGACCCCGCCTTGCCCTATGTGTCCAACAAGGACGGGCACACTGTGGGCACGGGGGCCGAGGTCGTCGCACGTCTCGTGGGCCAGGTCGCCAACCCGGTCCGCTGGGATCTGTGCATGGAGACGTTCACGGAGCAGGGCGTGACGGCGCTGATCGAGCTGTGCCCCGGCGGCACGTTGACCGGCATCGCGAAGCGCGCCATGCCCGGTGTGAAGACCCTGGCGCTCAAGACCCCCGCCGACCTCGACGCGGCTCGCGAGATCGTTGCCGAGCACACTGCCTAA
- a CDS encoding PucR family transcriptional regulator, which translates to MPEPANEAHPHPATLRRLEKSAGRLAANAIARMDEKLPWYRAMPPENRSWIGLVAQAGIAAFTEWFRHPETPQAISTDVFGTAPRELTRAITLRQTVEMVRTTIEVMESAIEEVAAPGDVSVLREALLVYAREIAFATAQVYAQAAEARGAWDARLESLVVNAVLSGEADEGAVSRASALGWNSPDHVCVLLGTAPDGDSELTVEAIRRAARHAKLQVLTGVLGDRLVVIAGGSDNPLQVAKALIGPYAAGPVVAGPVVPDLLAATRSAQAAAAGLKACSAWQDAPRPVLSDDLLPERAIASDPAAREQLVEEIYRPLEEAGSALLETLSVYLEQASSLEGAARMLFVHPNTVRYRLRRVTDVTGWSPSDVRSAFTLRIALILGRLADGESPS; encoded by the coding sequence GTGCCTGAACCAGCGAACGAAGCCCATCCGCATCCCGCGACCCTGCGCCGACTGGAGAAGTCGGCGGGCAGGCTGGCCGCGAACGCGATCGCCCGCATGGACGAGAAGCTGCCGTGGTATCGCGCGATGCCGCCTGAGAACCGTTCCTGGATCGGTCTGGTGGCCCAGGCCGGTATCGCGGCCTTCACCGAGTGGTTCCGGCACCCCGAGACCCCGCAGGCCATCTCCACCGACGTGTTCGGTACGGCCCCGCGTGAGCTGACCCGGGCGATCACGCTGCGCCAGACCGTCGAGATGGTGCGCACCACGATCGAGGTCATGGAGTCGGCGATCGAGGAGGTCGCGGCGCCCGGGGATGTGTCGGTGCTGCGCGAGGCGCTGCTCGTGTACGCGCGGGAGATCGCCTTCGCGACGGCCCAGGTGTACGCGCAGGCCGCCGAGGCGCGCGGCGCCTGGGACGCCCGGCTGGAGTCGCTGGTGGTGAACGCGGTGCTCTCCGGCGAGGCCGACGAGGGGGCGGTGTCGCGGGCCTCCGCGCTGGGCTGGAACTCGCCCGATCATGTGTGCGTCCTGCTGGGCACCGCGCCCGACGGGGACAGCGAGCTGACCGTGGAGGCGATCCGCCGGGCCGCGCGGCACGCCAAGCTCCAGGTCCTCACCGGGGTGCTCGGCGACCGGCTGGTCGTCATCGCGGGCGGCAGCGACAACCCGCTCCAGGTCGCGAAGGCCCTGATCGGGCCGTACGCGGCCGGGCCTGTGGTGGCGGGCCCCGTGGTGCCCGACCTGCTGGCTGCCACGAGGTCGGCGCAGGCGGCGGCGGCCGGGCTGAAGGCGTGTTCGGCGTGGCAGGACGCGCCGCGTCCGGTACTGTCCGACGACCTTCTGCCGGAGCGCGCGATCGCGTCGGATCCGGCCGCTCGTGAGCAGTTGGTGGAGGAGATCTACAGACCGCTTGAAGAAGCGGGTTCGGCACTGCTGGAAACTCTGAGTGTTTACCTGGAACAGGCGAGCAGTCTCGAAGGCGCCGCCCGGATGCTGTTCGTGCACCCCAACACCGTGCGCTACCGGCTTCGACGTGTGACCGACGTCACCGGATGGTCACCGTCCGACGTCCGTTCCGCTTTCACTCTGCGAATCGCGTTGATCTTGGGGAGGCTGGCCGACGGGGAATCGCCTTCCTAG
- a CDS encoding pirin family protein, which yields MSVRYADDRYPGGDLSAGIESYHAFSFGEFYDPDNLRFGAVIACNEERLAPGAGFGEHPHSHTEIVTWVVEGELTHRDSAGNATLVRPGDVQRLSAGGGVRHVERNDSGQPLVFVQMWLAPLTPGGAPRYEIVHGIADSTPYALPEAGAMLHVRRLHDGERAAVPDAAYAYLHVVRGLVVLAGVELGPGDSARITDSASLELTADEPSEVLIWELGPNTP from the coding sequence ATTTCTGTCCGGTACGCCGACGACCGCTATCCCGGCGGTGATCTGTCCGCGGGGATCGAGTCCTACCACGCCTTCTCCTTCGGGGAGTTCTACGATCCGGACAACCTCCGGTTCGGCGCGGTGATCGCCTGCAACGAGGAACGGCTCGCGCCCGGCGCCGGGTTCGGCGAACACCCGCACAGCCACACCGAGATCGTCACCTGGGTCGTCGAGGGCGAACTCACCCACCGCGACTCCGCCGGGAACGCCACGCTGGTGCGGCCCGGCGATGTGCAGCGGCTCAGCGCGGGCGGCGGCGTACGGCATGTGGAGCGCAACGACAGCGGGCAGCCGCTGGTGTTCGTCCAGATGTGGCTGGCCCCGCTCACCCCCGGCGGCGCCCCCCGCTACGAGATCGTGCACGGCATCGCCGACTCCACGCCGTACGCGCTCCCCGAGGCGGGCGCGATGCTGCATGTGCGCCGGCTCCACGACGGCGAGCGGGCCGCGGTCCCCGACGCGGCGTACGCCTATCTGCACGTGGTGCGGGGCCTGGTGGTCCTGGCGGGCGTGGAGTTGGGGCCGGGGGACTCGGCGCGCATCACGGACTCCGCGAGCCTGGAGCTGACCGCGGACGAGCCGTCCGAGGTGCTGATCTGGGAGCTGGGCCCCAACACGCCCTAG
- a CDS encoding serine hydrolase domain-containing protein, producing the protein MQSLAMIENWPVPTAATAVVRADGTVSGSYGPASHRFPLASVTKPLAAYAVLVAYEEGAVELDEPAGPEGSTVRHLLSHTSGLAYDEHRVTAPPGTRRLYSNAGFEALGEHVAKATDIPFPEYLRQAVLEPLGMASTALDGSPARDGVSTVDDLVRFAAELQAPRLLDPRTVLEAMTVVHPGLSGILPGYGHQKPNDWGLGFEIRDSKSPHWTGSSSSPRTFGHFGQSGTFLWVDPDAGAACVVLTDRDFGPWAIDAWPPFTDAVLAELRSAS; encoded by the coding sequence ATGCAGAGCCTGGCGATGATCGAGAACTGGCCGGTGCCGACGGCCGCCACAGCCGTCGTACGGGCGGACGGCACCGTGAGCGGGTCGTACGGCCCGGCCTCGCACCGTTTCCCGCTGGCGTCGGTGACCAAGCCGCTCGCCGCGTACGCGGTGCTCGTGGCGTACGAGGAGGGCGCGGTCGAGCTGGACGAGCCCGCCGGTCCCGAGGGCTCGACCGTCCGCCATCTTCTCTCGCACACCAGCGGTCTGGCCTACGACGAGCACCGGGTGACGGCCCCGCCCGGCACCCGCCGGCTGTACTCGAACGCGGGTTTCGAGGCGCTCGGCGAGCACGTCGCGAAGGCGACGGACATCCCCTTCCCCGAGTATCTGCGCCAGGCGGTCCTTGAACCGCTGGGCATGGCGTCGACCGCCCTGGACGGCTCGCCCGCCAGGGACGGTGTCTCGACGGTGGACGACCTGGTCCGGTTCGCCGCCGAACTCCAGGCGCCGCGGCTGCTCGACCCCCGTACGGTGCTGGAGGCGATGACGGTGGTCCACCCGGGGCTGTCGGGGATCCTGCCGGGTTACGGGCATCAGAAGCCCAACGACTGGGGTCTGGGCTTCGAGATCAGGGACTCCAAGTCGCCGCACTGGACGGGGAGTTCGTCGTCACCGCGTACTTTCGGCCACTTCGGGCAGTCCGGCACGTTCCTGTGGGTCGACCCGGACGCGGGCGCGGCGTGCGTGGTGCTGACCGACCGGGACTTCGGCCCGTGGGCGATCGACGCGTGGCCGCCGTTCACGGACGCGGTGCTGGCGGAACTGCGGTCGGCCTCCTGA
- a CDS encoding MerR family transcriptional regulator codes for MTLIESTPVAEETEDICVTAPPTHPSPAGDDRYTISEVAAFTGLTAHTLRWYERIGLMPHVDRSHTGQRRFSNKDLDWLALVGKLRLTGMPVADMVRYAELVREGEHTFEQRQELLQQTRRDVRARIAELQDTLAVLDYKIDFYAGAHAHRASERAS; via the coding sequence ATGACGCTGATCGAGAGCACCCCCGTCGCGGAGGAGACCGAGGACATCTGTGTGACGGCCCCGCCGACCCATCCCAGCCCCGCCGGTGACGACCGGTACACGATCAGCGAAGTGGCCGCCTTCACCGGCCTCACCGCGCACACCCTGCGCTGGTACGAGCGCATCGGACTCATGCCGCACGTCGACCGGTCGCACACCGGGCAGCGGCGCTTCAGCAACAAGGACCTCGACTGGCTCGCCCTCGTCGGCAAACTGCGTCTCACCGGCATGCCGGTCGCCGACATGGTCCGCTACGCCGAGCTGGTCCGCGAGGGCGAGCACACCTTCGAACAGCGGCAGGAGCTGCTCCAGCAGACCCGGCGCGACGTGCGCGCGCGGATAGCCGAGCTCCAGGACACCCTCGCCGTACTCGACTACAAGATCGACTTCTACGCCGGTGCGCATGCGCACCGCGCGTCGGAAAGGGCATCATGA
- a CDS encoding aldo/keto reductase produces MSIEKINTVTLGTAGPTVGVQGFGAMGISEFYGDTDETAARDTLEATVEAGVTLIDTANVYGRGANETFLAPFVAAHRDEITLATKFGIERTDDPKYRGVRNEPAYVKQAVEDSLRRLGVDVIDLYYMHRHDPAVPFAESVGAMAELVAEGKVKHLGLSEVTGAELREAHSVHPISALQSEWSLFSRDVETSAAAVAAELGVALVPYSPLGRGFLTGSFTRADTELQSQDFRRGMPRFTGDNAGRNAALLEPVRTVAAAHDATVGQIALAWVQQRAEVHGLTVVPIPGTRRRTRLLENAAATRITLTPGELALLEPIAGQVTGARYADMSSTSSARE; encoded by the coding sequence ATGAGCATCGAGAAGATCAACACCGTGACGCTCGGCACCGCCGGACCCACGGTCGGTGTCCAGGGCTTCGGAGCCATGGGCATCAGCGAGTTCTACGGCGACACGGACGAGACGGCCGCCAGGGACACCCTCGAAGCGACCGTCGAGGCGGGCGTCACCCTCATCGACACCGCCAACGTGTACGGGCGCGGCGCCAACGAGACGTTCCTCGCGCCGTTCGTCGCGGCCCACCGCGACGAGATCACCCTCGCCACCAAATTCGGCATAGAGCGCACCGACGATCCGAAGTACCGGGGCGTGCGCAACGAGCCCGCGTACGTCAAGCAGGCCGTCGAGGACTCCCTGCGGCGCCTCGGCGTCGACGTCATCGACCTCTACTACATGCACCGCCACGACCCCGCCGTGCCGTTCGCCGAGTCCGTCGGCGCGATGGCCGAACTCGTCGCCGAGGGCAAGGTCAAACACCTCGGCCTCAGCGAGGTCACCGGCGCCGAGCTGCGCGAGGCGCACTCGGTGCACCCCATCAGCGCGCTCCAGTCCGAGTGGTCGCTGTTCTCGCGCGACGTCGAGACGAGCGCCGCGGCCGTCGCCGCCGAGCTCGGTGTGGCCCTCGTGCCGTACTCACCGCTCGGCCGCGGCTTCCTGACCGGTTCGTTCACCCGGGCGGACACGGAGCTCCAGAGCCAGGACTTCCGGCGTGGCATGCCGCGCTTCACCGGCGACAACGCGGGCCGCAACGCCGCGCTCCTGGAACCGGTCCGCACCGTCGCGGCGGCGCACGACGCGACCGTCGGGCAGATCGCGCTCGCGTGGGTGCAGCAGCGGGCCGAGGTGCACGGGCTGACCGTTGTACCGATCCCCGGGACGCGCAGGCGCACGCGCCTGCTGGAGAACGCGGCGGCCACGCGTATCACCCTCACGCCCGGGGAACTGGCGCTCCTGGAGCCGATCGCGGGCCAGGTCACGGGCGCCCGCTACGCGGACATGTCGTCGACGTCGTCGGCCCGGGAGTAG
- a CDS encoding DUF4429 domain-containing protein, with protein MGDVLAGIHATWEFESDSVLIRFERGIRTPKLFQALRERRVPHEALASVTLSPGKRGTVVLHAVPRPGADPLMEAAAGQLKDSGDPYRLVLPAERETLAEYYADELRAALTTTEPADRYLVAPPPAPLNFKAYDGKASFDGSKVSFRWFWTGASSAKWKAGDQRFAVSELSGVEWRSPEVFDGYLRLLRHGDHEQPTQADHDPAAVVFGLGYGPVHESLPFAAAVLAAVRKSGSVPVPVPVGRRDPADIAERIRHLGELHEAGLVTDDEFSAKKAELLSEL; from the coding sequence ATGGGTGATGTGCTGGCCGGAATTCATGCCACCTGGGAGTTCGAAAGCGACTCTGTGCTCATCCGCTTCGAACGGGGGATACGCACGCCGAAGCTCTTCCAGGCACTGCGCGAACGGCGTGTACCGCACGAGGCGTTGGCGTCGGTGACGCTCTCCCCGGGCAAGCGCGGGACGGTGGTGCTGCACGCCGTGCCCAGACCCGGTGCCGACCCGCTGATGGAGGCGGCGGCCGGTCAGCTCAAGGACTCCGGCGATCCGTACCGGCTGGTGCTGCCCGCGGAGCGCGAGACGCTCGCGGAGTACTACGCGGACGAGCTCCGCGCCGCCCTCACCACGACGGAGCCGGCCGACCGCTATCTGGTGGCCCCTCCCCCGGCGCCCCTGAACTTCAAGGCGTACGACGGCAAGGCGTCCTTCGACGGCTCCAAGGTCTCCTTCCGCTGGTTCTGGACCGGCGCGTCGTCGGCGAAGTGGAAGGCGGGCGACCAGCGCTTCGCCGTCTCGGAGCTGAGCGGGGTCGAGTGGCGCTCCCCCGAGGTCTTCGACGGCTACCTGCGACTGCTGCGCCACGGCGACCACGAGCAGCCCACCCAGGCCGACCACGACCCGGCCGCGGTGGTCTTCGGTCTCGGCTACGGCCCGGTCCACGAGTCCCTGCCGTTCGCGGCGGCGGTACTAGCGGCCGTACGCAAGTCGGGCTCCGTCCCGGTACCGGTGCCGGTGGGCCGCCGCGATCCGGCGGACATCGCCGAACGGATCCGGCATCTGGGGGAGCTGCACGAGGCGGGACTGGTGACGGACGACGAGTTCAGCGCGAAGAAGGCGGAGCTGCTGTCGGAGCTGTAA